A stretch of Exiguobacterium sp. BMC-KP DNA encodes these proteins:
- a CDS encoding DUF871 domain-containing protein, producing MKGLSIYLNEPMTDETVEWLQWMRDVGFSSLFTSLHIPEDDSSLYIERLQALGRVAKTLGYELVADIAPASLATLGKTWETAATLTEWGVTGLRLDYGISPQQIATLSNQMMVALNASTLTADELAEMKAHGLQIERTEAWHNFYPRPETGLDRTWFDGKNAWLRAQGLRVQAFIPGDGTLRGPLFETLPTLEDHRKAAPFASYMDLQPTVDRILVGDPRLTDATIRQFEAEQDGVILLRALANGQQARRYTETNRFDPARDVIRSVESRMSPSKMDLTPHDTSARPLGTITIDNERYGRYAGEVQITKCDLSTDERINVLGRVIEEDRPLVTQIGPGQKFRINWVTP from the coding sequence ATGAAAGGATTATCAATTTATTTAAATGAACCGATGACGGATGAGACGGTTGAGTGGTTGCAGTGGATGCGCGATGTCGGGTTTTCGTCGCTCTTTACATCACTACATATTCCGGAGGATGATTCCTCGCTGTACATCGAACGGTTGCAAGCGCTCGGTCGCGTAGCAAAGACACTCGGGTATGAACTTGTCGCGGACATCGCACCGGCGTCACTTGCGACGCTCGGAAAGACGTGGGAGACAGCAGCAACGCTAACGGAGTGGGGCGTCACGGGACTGCGCCTTGATTACGGCATCAGTCCACAGCAAATCGCGACGTTATCGAACCAGATGATGGTCGCGCTCAACGCCAGTACGTTAACGGCAGACGAATTAGCTGAGATGAAAGCACACGGGCTTCAAATCGAACGTACGGAAGCGTGGCATAACTTTTATCCAAGACCAGAGACAGGGCTCGATCGGACGTGGTTTGACGGAAAAAATGCCTGGTTGCGCGCACAAGGACTACGCGTCCAAGCATTCATACCAGGCGACGGAACACTTCGCGGACCGTTGTTCGAGACGTTACCGACACTTGAAGACCACAGAAAAGCGGCACCGTTCGCTAGTTACATGGACTTACAGCCGACCGTCGACCGAATTCTTGTTGGGGATCCCCGATTAACGGACGCGACGATTCGGCAATTCGAAGCAGAGCAAGACGGAGTTATCTTACTGCGGGCACTCGCGAACGGACAACAGGCACGACGCTACACGGAAACGAATCGGTTTGATCCAGCGCGTGATGTCATACGGTCCGTTGAATCTCGGATGAGTCCGTCGAAAATGGACCTGACACCACACGATACGTCTGCTCGTCCGCTTGGAACAATCACGATTGATAATGAACGCTACGGGCGATACGCCGGTGAGGTGCAAATCACGAAGTGTGATCTTTCGACAGATGAACGGATCAATGTCCTTGGACGAGTGATTGAAGAAGATCGCCCATTAGTAACACAGATTGGTCCAGGACAGAAGTTCCGGATTAACTGGGTGACGCCATGA
- a CDS encoding PTS transporter subunit EIIC, which produces MKKEEVLAQAILEHVGGKDNLRQLAHCMTRVRLSLKDPTQANIDALKRIDGVMGVIDDETLQIVVGPGTVNRVADHLSRETGLAIGEESVDPNLTPEERAAVERQKVKAKQQSPFKRFLRRIGNIFIPLIPGLVASGIINGGANFAKNAGVDETQTWMQILLLIGGTVFLYLAILVGWNTAKEFGGTPVLGAIAGGILFNPVLADITIYGEPLVAGRGGLFGVIFAAWLMTYLEKHIRRFMLASIDIIFTPLLTVLIVGFASLYAIMPVAGLLSDGIMKAINAVLEVGGPLAGAVLAGFFLPLVMVGLHHGLTPIHLEFLNTIGNTPLLPILAMAGAGQVGAAMAIFVKTRNPRLRNIIKGAIPVGFLGIGEPLLYGVTLPLGRPFVTACLGAAVGGAFQATMKTTALGVGVSGLSLTPLIDNGMYLTYIGGLVISYAAGFLFTYWFGFKEEMADGI; this is translated from the coding sequence ATGAAGAAGGAAGAAGTGTTGGCACAGGCGATACTCGAGCACGTCGGTGGAAAAGATAATCTCCGGCAGCTTGCGCACTGCATGACGCGGGTTCGCTTATCGTTAAAAGATCCGACGCAAGCAAATATCGACGCTTTAAAACGGATTGATGGGGTCATGGGGGTCATTGATGACGAGACATTACAGATCGTCGTTGGACCGGGAACGGTCAATCGGGTAGCCGATCACTTAAGTCGTGAGACGGGACTCGCAATCGGGGAAGAGTCCGTCGATCCGAATTTGACACCAGAAGAACGAGCAGCTGTCGAGCGGCAAAAGGTGAAGGCGAAACAGCAGTCACCGTTCAAGCGCTTCTTACGCCGAATCGGGAACATCTTCATCCCGCTTATTCCGGGTCTTGTCGCTTCCGGTATCATCAACGGGGGGGCGAACTTCGCGAAGAATGCGGGTGTCGATGAAACGCAGACATGGATGCAGATTTTACTACTGATCGGTGGGACGGTCTTTTTATATCTCGCGATCCTTGTCGGTTGGAACACAGCGAAAGAGTTCGGTGGGACACCGGTACTCGGCGCAATCGCAGGCGGAATTTTATTCAATCCGGTGCTTGCGGACATCACGATTTACGGGGAACCGCTCGTTGCGGGCAGGGGCGGTTTGTTCGGTGTCATCTTCGCGGCCTGGTTGATGACATATCTTGAGAAACATATCCGTCGCTTCATGCTAGCATCGATTGATATCATCTTTACGCCACTGTTGACAGTGTTAATCGTTGGGTTTGCTTCGCTGTATGCAATCATGCCGGTCGCTGGACTTCTGTCGGACGGGATCATGAAAGCAATCAATGCCGTACTTGAGGTTGGTGGACCACTTGCAGGTGCAGTACTTGCCGGCTTCTTCCTACCACTCGTCATGGTCGGTCTCCATCACGGACTAACGCCGATCCACCTTGAGTTCTTGAACACGATTGGCAACACGCCACTCTTACCGATTCTTGCGATGGCAGGAGCGGGTCAAGTCGGGGCGGCAATGGCGATCTTCGTCAAAACGCGTAACCCGCGTCTGCGTAACATCATCAAGGGTGCGATTCCAGTTGGTTTCCTTGGAATCGGTGAACCGCTGTTATACGGGGTCACGTTACCGCTCGGTCGTCCGTTCGTAACGGCATGTCTCGGGGCTGCGGTCGGCGGTGCCTTCCAAGCGACAATGAAGACGACAGCGCTTGGTGTCGGCGTATCCGGTTTATCATTAACACCGTTGATCGATAACGGGATGTACTTGACGTATATCGGGGGTCTCGTCATTTCGTACGCGGCAGGTTTCCTGTTCACGTACTGGTTCGGTTTCAAAGAAGAGATGGCAGACGGTATTTAA
- a CDS encoding glutathione peroxidase, which yields MQTVYDATVQNAEGETVSLRDYAGRILVIVNTASKCGLVKQLGELQALYDQYEKRGVTVLGFPCDQFNQQEFASQEETMQFCQLNYGVTFPMFQKIDVNGPNEHPLYTFLKRERSGLLSSKIKWNYTKFLIDRQGRVVQRFSPVDSVQSVEKTLSLYL from the coding sequence ATGCAAACTGTATACGATGCAACTGTACAAAATGCAGAGGGAGAGACTGTTTCACTACGTGACTACGCTGGGCGTATCCTCGTGATTGTCAACACGGCGAGTAAATGTGGGCTCGTCAAACAACTTGGCGAACTGCAGGCATTGTACGATCAATATGAGAAACGAGGAGTCACGGTGCTTGGCTTTCCGTGTGATCAATTCAATCAGCAGGAGTTCGCGAGTCAGGAAGAGACGATGCAGTTCTGTCAGCTGAACTATGGTGTGACGTTTCCGATGTTTCAGAAGATTGACGTCAATGGACCGAATGAACATCCGCTTTATACATTCTTAAAACGCGAACGCTCCGGTCTACTGTCGTCAAAGATCAAATGGAACTATACGAAATTTTTAATTGACCGACAAGGACGTGTCGTACAGCGGTTCAGTCCGGTCGATTCCGTCCAGTCGGTTGAGAAAACGTTATCCCTCTATCTATAA
- a CDS encoding GNAT family N-acetyltransferase: MQHTDYEIMSQWLSTKEVLEFFGDVNAPFTLQQVKDKYEPRVNGEIPVVPHIVELDDKPIGFMQRYLIDDEQKESWGYPADFIIFGIDQFIGYPELFNKGVGTKMIKLFIEDIARDKEVNRIILDPEISNFRAIRAYEKCGFQKVKKIDSGTSWLMEYTINHH, from the coding sequence ATGCAACATACTGATTATGAAATCATGTCTCAATGGTTAAGTACAAAAGAAGTGTTAGAGTTCTTTGGAGATGTGAACGCACCATTTACGTTGCAACAAGTGAAAGATAAATACGAACCGAGAGTAAATGGAGAGATCCCTGTCGTTCCCCACATCGTCGAGTTAGATGATAAACCTATTGGTTTCATGCAACGTTATTTGATAGATGACGAACAAAAAGAGTCGTGGGGATATCCCGCGGACTTTATCATATTTGGAATTGACCAGTTTATTGGCTATCCTGAACTTTTTAATAAAGGTGTTGGAACGAAAATGATAAAGTTATTCATTGAAGATATCGCTAGAGATAAGGAAGTCAATCGAATTATTCTAGATCCTGAAATATCAAATTTTAGAGCAATTAGAGCTTACGAAAAATGCGGGTTTCAAAAAGTAAAAAAAATTGATAGCGGTACAAGTTGGTTGATGGAGTATACGATTAATCATCACTAA
- a CDS encoding EamA family transporter translates to MSKSSSMLLILLAAIFWGTTGTSQAFAPDDAHPIAIGAVRLAVGGLFLLFLVFLKGKLTLRDWPLRTILLAAVSMAAYQPLFFSAVLMTGVAIGTVVAIGSAPIFSRCIEWLFLKKRPALLWWASTGLSITGCLLLLNNQGTVAIDPIGIVLALGAGLSFAGYTFVSRDLVKTHAPLSVVAVIFTTSALLLSPLLFLFDLSWLVTSRGAGISLHLGVVATGLAYWLFAKGLSNVPSSTAVTLSLGEPLTAALLGVFVLGEQLSGTAWFGISLLLLGIALLIGSSRLAARQTVLTEERQTRTGG, encoded by the coding sequence ATGTCTAAATCATCATCGATGTTACTCATATTACTCGCTGCAATCTTTTGGGGCACGACAGGTACCTCGCAAGCCTTTGCTCCAGACGATGCACATCCGATCGCGATTGGTGCCGTACGTCTTGCCGTCGGCGGACTGTTCTTGCTCTTTCTTGTCTTCTTAAAAGGAAAGCTGACATTGCGCGACTGGCCGCTGCGGACGATTTTACTGGCTGCCGTCAGCATGGCAGCTTACCAGCCCTTGTTCTTCTCGGCTGTTTTGATGACGGGTGTCGCCATCGGTACTGTTGTTGCAATTGGTAGCGCACCGATCTTTTCCAGATGCATCGAGTGGCTCTTCTTAAAGAAACGTCCGGCTTTGCTGTGGTGGGCATCAACCGGATTATCGATCACCGGTTGTCTGTTGCTACTGAACAATCAAGGGACGGTCGCGATCGATCCAATCGGCATCGTTCTTGCACTTGGTGCTGGACTATCGTTTGCCGGGTACACGTTCGTTAGTCGTGATCTCGTTAAGACCCACGCACCGCTATCGGTCGTTGCCGTCATCTTTACGACAAGTGCCCTGCTACTATCTCCCCTGCTATTCTTATTTGATCTCTCGTGGTTGGTCACGTCACGAGGGGCTGGAATCAGTCTCCATCTCGGTGTCGTCGCGACCGGACTAGCTTACTGGTTATTCGCAAAAGGACTATCGAACGTACCATCGTCGACTGCCGTCACACTCTCGCTTGGTGAACCATTGACGGCCGCTTTGCTCGGTGTGTTCGTCCTCGGCGAACAGTTAAGTGGCACAGCTTGGTTCGGAATCTCGTTATTGTTACTCGGAATCGCTCTATTGATTGGCTCGTCCCGCCTAGCAGCACGCCAAACCGTTTTGACAGAAGAACGACAAACTCGAACAGGAGGTTAA
- a CDS encoding GNAT family N-acetyltransferase — MSYTFSPLTQRQAEQIAYEWQYDGPFAFYDMPNDEDDLAEFLNPEERTEHYFAVLNKEELIGYYVFEPNAEVVDVGLGMRPDLTGQGNGMAFLDAGLAFVMDHYAPKQIELAVATFNERAIRLYTKSGFEPVERFQQATNGGSYEFMKMRLQPIYTTKPFPGSLSR, encoded by the coding sequence ATGAGCTATACCTTTTCACCGCTGACGCAACGACAGGCGGAACAGATTGCTTACGAGTGGCAGTATGATGGTCCGTTTGCATTCTATGATATGCCGAACGACGAGGACGACTTAGCCGAATTTCTCAACCCAGAGGAGCGGACCGAGCATTACTTCGCTGTATTGAATAAGGAAGAATTGATTGGCTACTATGTATTCGAACCAAACGCAGAAGTTGTTGACGTTGGGCTTGGCATGCGACCGGACTTGACGGGGCAAGGGAATGGAATGGCATTTTTAGATGCCGGTCTTGCGTTTGTAATGGATCATTATGCACCAAAACAAATCGAATTAGCCGTCGCGACCTTCAACGAGCGGGCGATTCGTTTGTACACGAAAAGTGGCTTCGAGCCAGTCGAACGATTCCAACAGGCGACGAACGGCGGAAGTTATGAATTTATGAAGATGCGTCTACAACCAATCTACACGACGAAACCTTTTCCTGGATCATTAAGTAGATAA
- the murQ gene encoding N-acetylmuramic acid 6-phosphate etherase: MKQMLDQLATERRNERTMHLDDMPVEDVLRVMNAEDQTVATVIQTQIPVIAEVVKHVIASFNAGGRLIYIGAGTSGRLGILDAAECVPTFGVSPDMVVGLIAGGERALIKAVEGAEDSRTLAVDDLKALQLEARDTVIGIAASGRTPYVIGGLDYAKEVGAVTAAISCNTNAIISGHARYAIEVETGPEVLTGSTRLKAGTAQKLVLNMISTAAMIGVGKVYQNLMVDVQSTNEKLEIRAKRMISEATGVDAVTAERIFSEANGHVKTAIVMILANIPYTEAVERLQQANGFVRDAL, translated from the coding sequence GTGAAGCAGATGTTAGATCAGTTAGCAACGGAACGTCGAAATGAGCGGACAATGCATCTCGATGATATGCCGGTCGAGGATGTCTTGCGCGTGATGAATGCCGAGGATCAGACTGTCGCAACGGTCATTCAGACGCAGATTCCGGTCATAGCAGAAGTCGTCAAACATGTCATTGCGTCGTTTAATGCCGGAGGACGCTTGATTTATATCGGTGCCGGTACGAGTGGGCGACTCGGAATTCTTGATGCAGCAGAATGTGTACCAACGTTCGGGGTCTCACCAGATATGGTCGTCGGATTGATCGCTGGTGGAGAGCGCGCATTAATCAAGGCGGTCGAGGGAGCAGAGGATAGTCGGACGCTTGCCGTCGATGATTTGAAAGCGCTCCAGCTAGAAGCACGTGATACGGTCATCGGCATCGCTGCAAGCGGTCGGACACCATATGTCATCGGAGGTCTTGATTACGCGAAGGAAGTCGGAGCGGTGACAGCAGCAATCTCTTGTAATACGAATGCGATTATCAGTGGGCATGCACGTTATGCGATTGAAGTCGAAACAGGTCCAGAAGTCTTGACGGGGTCCACACGATTAAAAGCGGGAACAGCTCAAAAGCTCGTCTTGAACATGATTTCGACGGCAGCGATGATTGGTGTCGGTAAAGTCTATCAAAACCTGATGGTCGACGTTCAGTCGACGAACGAGAAGCTCGAGATCCGGGCGAAGCGGATGATCAGTGAGGCGACAGGAGTCGATGCCGTAACGGCGGAACGCATCTTCAGCGAAGCGAACGGTCACGTCAAGACGGCGATCGTCATGATTCTCGCAAACATTCCGTACACGGAAGCCGTTGAACGGTTACAGCAAGCAAACGGATTCGTCCGAGACGCACTCTAA
- a CDS encoding SMI1/KNR4 family protein, whose amino-acid sequence MKEMNQIEAILEVLTQKINHGSTFIQRRYDTGVAQFNLNDPVTEQAIQSFETQFNLTLPSEYKTFLRLHDGAELFMIQGLGIELYPLEKVIEMTIQAKEDDLIHEDYDHFLMIGEMNEGFVLIHTEDAKTDETPYMHWMFHELSTEETDPIGQNFGTFLEYAIIAQGDMFWEFKDFSIATNDYYVEDHNSEEEVSKPRPIRFVDSVRVEIEYPIAKRDAYFSVKVFEGKQDKESLGASYDSDSRFEKVVQSVREYLMAERFQYSSIMVFQTEHRFWQNEDETDDPLIRNHNPQRQGMRFDGYRAFVEEPPRPLPGWE is encoded by the coding sequence ATGAAAGAAATGAACCAAATCGAAGCGATACTTGAAGTCTTAACACAAAAAATCAATCATGGGTCGACCTTCATTCAGCGGCGATACGACACTGGAGTCGCTCAATTCAACCTGAATGATCCAGTGACGGAACAAGCGATTCAGTCGTTTGAAACACAGTTCAACCTAACGTTACCAAGCGAATACAAGACATTTCTTCGTTTACATGACGGAGCGGAATTATTCATGATTCAAGGTCTCGGCATCGAGCTCTATCCGCTTGAAAAAGTCATTGAAATGACGATCCAGGCTAAAGAGGATGACCTGATCCATGAAGACTATGATCACTTTTTAATGATTGGCGAAATGAACGAAGGATTTGTCTTGATTCATACGGAAGATGCGAAGACGGATGAGACACCTTATATGCACTGGATGTTTCATGAGTTGTCGACAGAGGAGACTGACCCAATCGGACAGAACTTCGGCACGTTCCTTGAATATGCAATCATTGCGCAAGGGGATATGTTCTGGGAGTTCAAAGACTTCTCGATTGCAACGAATGATTATTATGTAGAAGACCACAATTCCGAAGAGGAAGTGAGCAAACCACGACCGATTCGCTTCGTCGACTCGGTTCGCGTTGAAATCGAGTACCCGATTGCGAAGCGGGATGCTTATTTCTCGGTTAAGGTTTTTGAAGGAAAGCAAGACAAAGAAAGTCTCGGCGCTAGCTACGACTCGGATTCGCGCTTTGAGAAAGTGGTCCAATCGGTACGGGAATATCTAATGGCGGAGCGTTTCCAATATTCTTCGATTATGGTCTTTCAGACGGAACACCGATTTTGGCAGAACGAAGACGAGACGGATGATCCGTTGATTCGTAACCACAATCCACAACGGCAAGGAATGCGCTTTGATGGATACCGTGCCTTCGTCGAGGAGCCACCACGCCCACTTCCAGGATGGGAATGA
- a CDS encoding DUF1349 domain-containing protein, with amino-acid sequence MKWINRPTRIKAESPLCFMTDPDTDFWRNTHYQFNRLTGHALLQDAPSGEFKSRIEVKLKPNATYDQAGILLYVNDDHWLKVSAEFIPDGPSHIGAVVTSFGYSDWSCRDVDNTLFDATLIFELHYLNQDVTLYHVTGEHKEQLRIAHLHDVMDLKIGPYGCSPDVEAAGCEVEVLNFSLEKIND; translated from the coding sequence ATGAAATGGATCAATCGACCAACTCGAATCAAAGCAGAATCGCCATTATGCTTCATGACGGATCCAGACACAGATTTTTGGCGTAATACGCATTATCAGTTCAATCGACTGACGGGGCATGCGTTGCTACAGGATGCTCCAAGTGGAGAATTTAAAAGCCGAATTGAAGTGAAATTAAAACCGAATGCTACATATGATCAAGCAGGGATTTTACTCTATGTGAACGACGATCACTGGCTGAAAGTGTCGGCTGAATTCATTCCGGATGGTCCGTCACATATCGGTGCCGTCGTGACGAGCTTCGGTTATTCGGACTGGTCGTGTCGGGACGTCGACAATACGCTGTTTGACGCAACGCTGATCTTTGAACTTCATTATCTCAATCAAGATGTGACGTTGTATCACGTGACGGGAGAGCACAAAGAGCAACTCCGCATCGCACACTTGCATGACGTGATGGATTTGAAGATTGGACCGTACGGCTGTAGTCCGGATGTAGAAGCAGCAGGATGTGAAGTGGAAGTACTAAACTTTTCGTTAGAAAAAATCAATGATTAA